A single genomic interval of Lathyrus oleraceus cultivar Zhongwan6 chromosome 7, CAAS_Psat_ZW6_1.0, whole genome shotgun sequence harbors:
- the LOC127104037 gene encoding uncharacterized protein LOC127104037, translating to MGHPNARGNPQVQELKVYRNEGMYSMHNSDLSAHADDRKHRLLEERLKAVEGQSVLGMDITDLGRVPGVKVPPKFKVSIFDKYTGTTCPKTHVKAYYRKMYAYSKDERLVMHFFQDSLVRASLEWYMHFERTYVRNWRDLVEAFVKHYKCNIDMAPNRTQLQSLTQGPNESFKEYAQKWHELATRVQPPLMERELVDMFMGTLQGSYYDRMVGSTSTNFSELVMAGERIEVGLKMGKIQLANAGNSTSGTVKKPFSGHPKKKEVLQNLLQLKLVNLRGMPPPPERLPTDYNPNA from the exons ATGGGGCATCCCAATGCAAGGGGGAACCCTCAGGTGCAAGAGTTGAAAGTATATCGTAACGAAGGTATGTATTCAATGCATAACAGTGACTTAAGTGCTCATGCTGATGATAGAAAGCATCGTCTGTTGGAGGAAAGATTGAAAGCTGTAGAGGGACAAAGTGTTTTAGGGATGGACATTACTGACCTGGGACGGGTGCCAGGGGTAAAGGTTCCACCTAAATTCAAGGTTTCTATATTCGACAAGTATACTGGTACAACTTGTCCCAAGACGCATGTTAAAGCTTATTACCGTAAGATGTATGCTTATTCTAAAGACGAGAGGCTGGTAATGcactttttccaagatagcctagTTAGGGCATCTTTGGAATGGTATATGCATTTCGAAAGAACATACGTCAGAAACTGGAGAGATTTAGTGGAAGCATTTGTGAAGCATTACAAATGCAATATTGACATGGCCCCGAATAGGACCCAATTGCAAAGTCTGACTCAGGGTCCGAATGAATcattcaaggaatatgctcagaaatggcATGAGCTAGCTACtagagttcaacctccattgaTGGAGAGAGAACTGGttgacatgttcatgggtaccTTACAAGGTTCTTACTATGACCGAATGGTGGGTAGCACTTCTACTAATTTTTCTGAGTTGGTAATGGCTGGAGAGAGGATTGAAGTTGGTCTCAAAATGGGTAAAATTCAGTTGGCCAATGCTGGTAATTCTACAAGTGGGACTGTTAAGAAGCCGTTTAGTGGTCACCCCAAGAAGAAGGAGG TACTTCAAAATTTATTACAACTCAAATTGGTTAATTTGAGGGGCATGCCACCTCCTCCTGAAAGGCTCCCTACAGATTATAATCCTAATGCCTGA